Below is a genomic region from Cotesia glomerata isolate CgM1 linkage group LG5, MPM_Cglom_v2.3, whole genome shotgun sequence.
tttttttttataattttttttattcattcaataataattgattgttGTATTTCCACTATAAACATTGAcatctacaaaaaatttttattaaatttcataaatttttcattaatgcctgatgaataattaatttaaaatctgaCAGTTTAATTACGCTAATGAAATTATTCGAATccgcaatttttaattttaaaaatgtctacgaaaaattaaacatatttcatgcaaaaattcattaataacaCCCACATCAGAGAGCACTGAAATATGTTTTCAATAATGGCTGATTGTTATGATTAGTTAATTACAATAAGTACTCCGTTTTAACCTACAAGTACATAAGAACTACAGCACCCCAGGAGTTGCCAATTAATTGATGGAATAAATAATTCcttaaagtaattataataaatcatttcttTCTGTGAGCGCATTGGGTAAGTACtttgttgttaaaaatttaaaacaataaattttatttaattaattgataattttgtaattaattaattttgacatgTTGTTTTAGGTTACAGACGCTAGAATTTACTTagagtttcaataaataaactaaaatgtcaggaattaaattaaactcaTCATCGAACATCCCTAGTAAATATCTTCCATCTGTCGTACTCCAACGACTTGACATTCCAAAGGACAGTCCTGTATATGTTATTAACACAGAAACttctgaaaaagaaaaatcaaatataACACAATCGAAACAggtaattgattattaatttaataatataatgaaaatttaagtattaaaaaaatacaatcaattatttaatatactcattttttcatttctaattCGCAGAACTTTTGTGATCGTAACTGCAAAGATTTGACACCAAATCATGAAGCTCGTCACAAAATTCTTAGTATCGAGTATATTTGTCAACGTTGCCATCAATCATTTGAAACAACcggtaaatattttcaaatttctttttattattagctAATATAtcatcaagaatttttttatttattaagtattttctttcttttataGAATTACATAGTCAGCACGTACTAAACCATTATTCCAGAAAAGAACGAAAAAGCTCCGAAAGTTCTGACTCTAGATCTTAAGTAAGCCACTCGAAACGACATACCAAGACTCACGTCGCCAGTTATCCTTGCAATTCATGCTGTCAATTTTGTGAAATACTCAACTATTagcttatttaaataatcatcatAATTGAAATCAATCAGGACGATAAACAGATCTAAATTCTTCATATCAACATGCCAGAATATTGAGACGATTTACATTTTATCTTGACTGTTATATCATAAGATAATTGACCGCAAGTAACTTGTTATatagattaatatatttagttattaagagtttgaatattaataaaatcttttcTAATAACTGCACGCTTAATTCTTTTgggatatttaaatataattatagaaGTTTACAATAGAGGAAGCACTGGCTCTATTAcctcatatttatatttgttatgGTGATGCTCATAAGTATGTTGAACTCACTAACCTACAAGATAAAGCTGTGCACAATAAATAGGAGTATTTGTCAATAAACTTGACTTGATTAAAGATTGACTGACCAAAATGTCGTCCGATGAATCTAGTAGACCTGAATCGTCGGCAAGTCCTAAAAAACAAACTTTCAAATGCAGAATATGCAAGAAGTTTTTAGCAACAGCTAGTaagtaattgaataattatttgataaattttaatcataattgatataaattattgcaaagaCTATCAAACAACTTGAGAAGGACATTCACGCTGGCGCAAAATGTTATCCTTGTAAGCAATGCGACTGTGAGCTACAGAGAAGCTAATTTAAAACGACACTTGCTGTCTCATACCAAGGAAAAACCTTACAAGTGCTCGGTTTGTTCATTTTCATGCTCACttgaacaaaatttaaaacaacaTATGCTTGCTAAACACTCAGAAGAACGTCCAAGTCATGAATGCTCGCATCCTGATTGCAATTTTACTACTCCAAATTTGAGTACCTTGAAGACTCACATGCATATTCATACCGGTGAGAAGCCGTTTAAGTGCTCTCATTGTGACTTCAGGAGCAGAACTTCGAAGAATATCAAGATTCATGAAAGGACTCACGCCAAGGAACGTCCGTTTAAATGCTCGTAATGTCCTTTTGCAAGCATTTCTTCAAACGGTCTCAAGTATCACAAAACCAACAACCACTCCAAGGAAAAACCATATGTGTGTGGTGTTTGCCAAAAAAGATATGTCGTTCTAAGCGAACTAAAGAGACACGAACAAAGCCATgcgaatgaaaaaaatcaacaagTCAAATGTCCTTTTTGCCAAAATGTATGTTTAGATAAAGTTTACCTTAAGCTTCATATAAATACTCATCGGAAAGGGAAGATGTATAAATGTAATTTGTGTGATTTTAAGGCACGGCgaacaaaattattcaaacaacACTTTTCGAGCGcgcatttataattatttcttggaGATTAAAATCAATCTGtatcataattttaataatttgttatttgtgaacttttttaattgatattttttatggatcgaataaaaaattaactttaattttaaaaaaattagttggtcaattaattttctgtgtagttagtatttttaaaaacgataTTTACTCATATAAATTTCATGACAATAAACCAACATGctataattttcttatttttgagtttacaaataaattaaaaaatataaatttcaatgtacttatttttttaaataagtgaTTCAATCAAATTGCTTCTTTTATATAGTGTCGTTTGTTTATAATTTCCACTTGATAATTCaatggtaattttatttttagaataatttgttgaaataaaatgtaaaagaaaaaaattttagtaatttataaatttatgtacaaTGCCTTTCAATGATTCGTACCGGTCAAGAATTTTACGGAAAATGGAAACATCAAAATTTGGCCAACtctaaataaagaaatcactaagtaaaaaatttatataaatattatattagaaataataaaaaaattatttgtctaaataaggataattcaaaatttcgataataataaaggtagtaatgtaaaaatttagttaccaaaaaaattggaattattttaaaaaagataatcataaaattataaaatttaaaaataagatatctatgaaattagacaaatcataaaacaaataagtgaaatgacagatattcaaaaaaatggagaagaataaatttagacaagtcaataaaaatacaatggaaaatttagaaatgtaaaaaaattgacagttttaattattcgtaaacttaaaaaatagccATCTCTAAATATAGACTAGTAAATTTagatatctttaattttagacatctctaaatatttacaaatataaatttttacaatttataacaAAGACGATTAAAAACATagtaatcataaaaaataagtactaagaaatttaaaatacaaaaaatagctaaaaattaattaattttcctgTGACCGCTGCTCCAGGAAGTTATAAAGGATCAATTGtcctgttatttttaaaacacaccaagattttgcttttaatcttagtaaaaaatatttttgaggaCCCGGAACTACCAACAGCTCCTGTGACCGCTACTCCAGGAAGTTGTAAAGTTAGTTGCGTTCAATTGTCctgtaatctaaaaaatacaccaagatt
It encodes:
- the LOC123266124 gene encoding zinc finger X-chromosomal protein-like, whose protein sequence is MSSDESSRPESSASPKKQTFKCRICKKFLATASKLSNNLRRTFTLAQNVILVSNATVSYREANLKRHLLSHTKEKPYKCSVCSFSCSLEQNLKQHMLAKHSEERPSHECSHPDCNFTTPNLSTLKTHMHIHTGEKPFKCSHCDFRSRTSKNIKIHERTHAKERPFKCS